One segment of Gemmatimonadaceae bacterium DNA contains the following:
- a CDS encoding histidine phosphatase family protein yields MNLLVIRHAIAEDKERFAATGRNDDLRPLTEEGRSKMRRGAQGLRAVIGRLAHLASSPLVRARETAEIVAPALGVARVEIVEALRPDRSYDEFLEWLQGAMLPNEDADRTVGVVGHEPHLSGLVTWLMTAGDDTRVELKKGAACLLRFDRAPAKGQAMLRWSLTPSQLRDLGD; encoded by the coding sequence ATGAATCTGTTGGTGATCCGGCACGCCATCGCCGAGGACAAGGAGCGATTCGCGGCGACGGGCCGTAACGACGACCTGCGTCCCCTCACCGAGGAGGGCCGGAGCAAGATGCGTCGCGGCGCGCAGGGGTTGCGCGCTGTTATCGGGCGGCTCGCGCACCTTGCATCGAGCCCGCTCGTCCGCGCACGTGAAACGGCGGAGATCGTGGCGCCGGCGCTCGGCGTTGCGCGCGTCGAGATCGTGGAGGCGTTGCGGCCCGATCGATCATATGACGAATTTCTCGAGTGGCTGCAGGGAGCCATGTTACCTAACGAGGACGCGGACCGTACCGTCGGCGTGGTCGGGCACGAGCCACACTTGAGTGGCCTCGTGACCTGGCTGATGACGGCCGGCGACGACACCCGCGTCGAGCTGAAAAAGGGAGCCGCGTGCCTGCTCCGCTTCGATCGCGCGCCGGCGAAAGGCCAGGCGATGCTTCGCTGGTCGCTCACACCTTCTCAGCTCCGCGATCTCGGCGACTAA
- a CDS encoding ATP-binding protein → MSQTAFALAVARAELAASRRRVLIALFTVVTAVFQIAGLRASPWVYAVFALWMALTFLAGLVLRRARSANDADLVQTVSYYLDATIVTLACAMIGGGWWIAVTLVAFGVTFAFATLPRRRAQYAALYALCCFNALIAGETMGVITPVGFAGLPPLRENYAIALAVALFGTTIIATFGMVQLTFVRVMRRTRERYELLMQTAPDMILSADRNGAIVSANEAARLYAMRTEIARPDGENGGRPRISAGSGLIGRQVALLAYEDDREMLAADVNAAADGESRQRELRLTAQGEPGWYAVTCNAIREEERVTGVLIVAREITARKQHEEMLRRSEETTRQAQKMEAIGRLAGGVAHDFNNLLTVIGTYCELLRQGVEEGNARRADVDEIYNATVRAAALTNQLLTFSRKQLLQPKLLNLNDIVAGMQEMLRRLIDTGIRIETRAFPTLSTLRADPAQMEQVLLNLAVNARDAMPNGGLLRIETDEAFLDSAYAAAHPGVSAGHYVLLSVGDTGLGMDDETRERIFEPFFTTKGQGEGTGLGLATVYGIVQQSGGNIQVDSELGRGTTFRIYFPVATGEEGVPPRVVARRLTPLSVENTNAGAGQRRPLGSEGCLRSEAGETVLLVEDGEALREVLQRVLEELGYRVLAAGDGEEALAVSASYEGSIHILVTDVVMPNLGGRELALELWRTRPETRVLFMSGYTEDAILHQGLRKTTVGFLGKPFRPDFLAAKVREMLDAARGALSAER, encoded by the coding sequence ATGTCCCAGACCGCTTTCGCTCTCGCCGTCGCTCGCGCCGAGCTGGCCGCCTCTCGACGGCGTGTGCTCATTGCGCTCTTCACCGTCGTCACGGCGGTGTTCCAGATCGCGGGCTTGCGCGCGTCTCCGTGGGTGTACGCGGTGTTCGCGCTCTGGATGGCGCTCACGTTCCTCGCGGGGCTCGTGCTGCGACGCGCTCGATCGGCGAATGACGCCGATCTCGTGCAGACTGTCTCGTACTATCTCGACGCGACGATCGTGACGCTCGCGTGCGCGATGATCGGCGGCGGCTGGTGGATCGCGGTGACGCTCGTCGCCTTCGGTGTCACGTTCGCGTTCGCCACGCTTCCGCGGCGGCGCGCCCAATACGCCGCGCTCTACGCGCTGTGCTGCTTCAACGCACTCATAGCCGGTGAGACAATGGGAGTGATCACTCCCGTCGGCTTCGCCGGTCTTCCGCCGCTGCGTGAGAACTATGCGATCGCGCTCGCGGTCGCGCTCTTCGGCACGACGATAATCGCGACCTTCGGGATGGTGCAGCTCACATTCGTGCGCGTGATGCGCCGCACGCGAGAGCGGTACGAGCTGCTCATGCAAACCGCACCCGACATGATTCTCAGTGCCGACCGAAACGGGGCCATCGTGTCGGCCAACGAAGCGGCGCGACTGTACGCAATGCGAACCGAGATCGCTAGGCCGGACGGGGAGAATGGCGGGAGGCCTCGGATTTCTGCAGGGTCTGGACTGATCGGGCGACAGGTTGCCCTGCTCGCGTACGAGGACGACCGGGAAATGCTCGCTGCCGACGTCAACGCGGCGGCCGACGGCGAGAGCCGCCAACGAGAGCTTCGCCTAACGGCTCAGGGCGAGCCAGGATGGTATGCGGTAACCTGCAATGCGATTCGCGAGGAGGAGCGGGTCACGGGCGTGCTCATCGTCGCGCGGGAGATCACGGCGCGCAAGCAGCACGAGGAGATGCTCCGGCGCAGCGAGGAGACGACACGACAGGCGCAGAAGATGGAAGCCATCGGACGCCTCGCGGGCGGTGTCGCACACGACTTCAACAATCTCCTTACCGTGATCGGGACCTACTGCGAGCTGCTCAGGCAGGGCGTCGAGGAGGGCAACGCGCGGCGCGCGGACGTCGACGAGATCTACAACGCCACCGTGCGGGCGGCCGCGCTCACCAATCAGCTCCTCACGTTCAGCCGGAAGCAGCTTCTCCAGCCAAAGCTGCTCAACCTGAACGACATTGTCGCCGGGATGCAGGAGATGCTGCGCCGCCTGATCGACACGGGCATTCGCATCGAGACGCGCGCCTTCCCGACTCTATCGACGCTCCGCGCGGATCCCGCGCAGATGGAGCAGGTGCTGCTCAACCTCGCCGTGAACGCGCGCGACGCGATGCCTAACGGTGGCCTCCTGCGTATCGAGACCGACGAGGCATTTCTGGACTCGGCGTATGCCGCGGCACATCCAGGCGTCTCCGCCGGCCATTACGTGCTGCTCTCCGTCGGCGACACCGGATTGGGGATGGACGACGAGACGCGGGAGCGTATCTTCGAGCCCTTCTTCACGACGAAAGGACAGGGCGAGGGGACGGGTCTCGGCCTCGCGACGGTCTACGGCATCGTTCAGCAGTCCGGGGGCAACATTCAAGTCGATAGTGAGCTGGGCCGCGGCACGACCTTCCGCATCTACTTCCCGGTCGCTACCGGAGAAGAAGGGGTGCCGCCGCGCGTAGTGGCGCGGCGCCTAACGCCTCTCTCCGTCGAGAATACCAACGCGGGAGCCGGGCAGCGGCGCCCGTTAGGCTCGGAAGGATGCCTGCGCAGCGAGGCGGGCGAGACGGTGCTGCTCGTCGAGGACGGCGAGGCGTTGCGCGAGGTCCTGCAGCGCGTGCTGGAGGAGCTCGGCTACCGCGTCCTTGCCGCGGGTGACGGCGAGGAGGCCCTCGCGGTCAGCGCATCGTACGAGGGCTCGATTCACATTCTCGTCACCGACGTCGTGATGCCGAACCTCGGCGGACGCGAGCTCGCGCTCGAGCTCTGGCGCACCAGACCCGAGACGCGCGTGCTCTTCATGTCCGGGTACACCGAGGACGCGATCCTTCATCAGGGTCTGCGCAAAACCACGGTCGGCTTCCTCGGCAAACCCTTCCGTCCGGACTTCCTGGCGGCGAAGGTCCGGGAGATGCTGGATGCGGCCCGCGGAGCGTTGAGCGCGGAGCGATAG